Genomic window (Streptomyces sp. NBC_00078):
TCTTCGGGTGCCGGGGGTGCGTCTAGGCGGTCATGGCGTCGCGTACGAGCGCGGTGTCGACGAACTGCTCGAAGCGGGCGATGAGTCCACCCCGTACGACGAAGTGGTGGGCGACGCGGACGGCGATCGGCTTGCCGGTGGCCTTGTTGACGGCCGTGTAGCGGGCCAGGACGACGACGTTCTCGCCGTCGACGACGTACGTGTCGTCGTGCGCTGCCCAGTCGTCCCACTCCTTGCCGAGCTGCTCCATGACGTGGGAGGTGACGCCGTCCGGGGTCCGGTAGGTACCGGCGAGCGGGAAGCCTGCCATCTCGGTCCACTCCACGTCGGGGGCGAGGGTGGCCCGCAGCGCTTCCAGGTCGCCGGCGGCGGAGGCCAGGTACTGACGGCGTACGACGTCGGCGGGCGCGGTGGAGGTGGCGAACTCGGTCATGGTCAGCCCCACTTCATCTCGCCCTTGGCGACCTTCGCACCGATCTGCGCGGCGATCAGCATGCCGTTGTCGGGGTAGCGCTTGACGAGCGCCTCGGTGAGCGCGGCGCCGTCGGCGGCCTTGCCGAGCTCCTCCTCGAAGGCGACGAGGTAGTCGCGGGTGGCGGTGATGGCGCTGGCGTCGGCGGCGGTATCCGGGAGGCGGTGTCCGGGGACGACCAACTGCGGGTCGAGGGCGGCCATCTCGTCCAGGAGCTTGATCCAGGCAGCGCGGTCGTCGGGGGTGGGGGTGTCGGCGACCCAGACGTGCTCCTGCTGGAAGAGCAGGACGCCGCCGAGGAGGGTGCGGTGCTCGGCCTGCCACAGGTAGTGGCGGTCGGAGAGGCCCTCCGGGCCGCCCTTGAGCTCGAAGCGGTGGCCTTCGAGGGTGAGGTCACCGGTGAGCGGGGTGAGGTCGACCAGGCGGGTGGGCAGGTTCGGGCCGAGGGCCGCCCACGCCTTGAGCTTGCCCTCGTAGGAGTGCTTGATGTGCTCGATGACGAGCGGGGTGGCCACGAATGTCACGTCCGGGAACGTGTCCGCGATCACCTCGGCGCCGAAGTAGAAGTCGGGGTCGGCGTGGCTGACGAAGACGGTCTTCAGTGTCTTGCCGGAGTCGAGGATCTCGGCGGCGATGCGGTGTCCGTCGGCGCGGGTGAAGGCGGCGTCGACCAGGAGGGCCTCGGTCTCGCCCGTGACGAGGGTGGCGGTCTTGTTCTTGCTGCCGGCCGGGAAGTCGAGGTCGAGGATCTTGAAGGAGAGCGTGGTCATGCGGGGCTCCTTGCAGAGGGGTGGGCGGACGGTCAGACGGCCGCGGACGCGAGGCGTTCGTCGACCTCGTCGGCGGTGGCGTGACCGTAGGCCAGGGGAGTGACGGAGTCGCCGTCGACGGCGAGCAGGGTGGGGAAGCCGGTGACGCCGAGCTGGGCGGCGCGACGGAAGTCGGCCCTGGCCGTCGCCTGCGCCTCGGGCGCCTCGAAGGCAGTCACGACGGCGTCGGCTGCATCGGTGTCGAGCCCGACGGCCTCCGCGAGGGCGCGATAGGTGGCTGCCTCGGACAGGCTGCGCCCATCGACGTAGAAGGCGTCCTGCAGAGCCGTGGCCAGCTCCACCATCCGGTCAGGAGCGACCTGGCGCAGGGCTGCGACACCACGGGCGGCGGCCTCGGAGTCCATCACGAACGAACCGTCGGCGATCAGCCCCTCGTACGCGGGACCGAACTCGGCGCCGGTCAGCTCGGCGATCTTGGC
Coding sequences:
- a CDS encoding DsbA family protein; the protein is MKLVYVFDAYCGWSHGFAGTLREVASRHPGLPVEVVSGGLFTGPRRVPIREFGYVQGANAKIAELTGAEFGPAYEGLIADGSFVMDSEAAARGVAALRQVAPDRMVELATALQDAFYVDGRSLSEAATYRALAEAVGLDTDAADAVVTAFEAPEAQATARADFRRAAQLGVTGFPTLLAVDGDSVTPLAYGHATADEVDERLASAAV
- a CDS encoding MBL fold metallo-hydrolase; translation: MTTLSFKILDLDFPAGSKNKTATLVTGETEALLVDAAFTRADGHRIAAEILDSGKTLKTVFVSHADPDFYFGAEVIADTFPDVTFVATPLVIEHIKHSYEGKLKAWAALGPNLPTRLVDLTPLTGDLTLEGHRFELKGGPEGLSDRHYLWQAEHRTLLGGVLLFQQEHVWVADTPTPDDRAAWIKLLDEMAALDPQLVVPGHRLPDTAADASAITATRDYLVAFEEELGKAADGAALTEALVKRYPDNGMLIAAQIGAKVAKGEMKWG
- a CDS encoding nuclear transport factor 2 family protein; protein product: MTEFATSTAPADVVRRQYLASAAGDLEALRATLAPDVEWTEMAGFPLAGTYRTPDGVTSHVMEQLGKEWDDWAAHDDTYVVDGENVVVLARYTAVNKATGKPIAVRVAHHFVVRGGLIARFEQFVDTALVRDAMTA